From a region of the Agromyces ramosus genome:
- a CDS encoding GntR family transcriptional regulator, which produces MSALIRVDAHGGTTPAPYEQIRVQVIDAVRAGALVAGVRLPPVRTLATELGLAANTVARAYRELERDGVIETRGRNGSFVSATGDPTEQQAQLAASAYADRIAQLGLDAARALEIVQAALRPRG; this is translated from the coding sequence GTGAGCGCCCTCATCCGCGTCGACGCACACGGCGGCACGACGCCTGCGCCGTACGAGCAGATCCGCGTACAGGTGATCGATGCCGTGCGAGCCGGAGCACTCGTGGCCGGTGTGCGGCTCCCGCCCGTGCGCACCCTCGCGACCGAGCTCGGGCTCGCCGCGAACACGGTGGCCCGCGCCTACCGCGAGCTCGAGCGCGACGGGGTCATCGAGACGCGCGGCCGCAACGGCTCGTTCGTCTCGGCGACGGGCGACCCCACCGAGCAGCAGGCGCAGCTCGCGGCATCCGCCTACGCCGACCGCATCGCCCAGCTCGGGCTCGACGCCGCGCGAGCGCTCGAGATCGTGCAGGCCGCCCTCCGGCCACGGGGCTGA
- a CDS encoding ATP-dependent zinc protease family protein, which translates to MKEPPHSNTIAGWREWVSLPGAGVPWIKAKLDTGARTSSLHAFDLEEHRRGDVPTVRFTVHPWQGSDHDAVVVECPVHDRRSVRSSSGHTEERIVVLMDVVLLGHAVTAEVTLTNRDEMGFRMLIGREALRQGFLVDSARSFAGGRAPRDIRRRNRGRDGVEASRG; encoded by the coding sequence GTGAAAGAGCCCCCTCATTCAAACACCATCGCCGGGTGGCGCGAGTGGGTCAGCCTGCCGGGGGCCGGCGTTCCGTGGATCAAGGCGAAGCTCGACACGGGTGCGCGCACGTCTTCGCTGCACGCTTTCGACCTCGAGGAGCACCGCCGCGGCGACGTGCCGACCGTGCGGTTCACCGTGCATCCGTGGCAGGGCTCGGATCACGACGCGGTCGTCGTCGAATGCCCCGTGCACGATCGCCGCTCCGTGCGGAGCTCCTCGGGGCATACCGAGGAACGCATCGTCGTGCTCATGGATGTCGTGCTGCTCGGGCACGCCGTCACCGCCGAGGTGACGCTCACGAACCGCGACGAGATGGGCTTCCGCATGCTCATCGGCCGCGAGGCCCTGCGCCAGGGCTTTCTCGTCGACTCGGCGCGCTCCTTCGCGGGAGGACGCGCGCCGCGCGACATCCGTCGCCGCAACCGCGGCCGCGACGGAGTCGAGGCCTCGCGCGGCTGA
- a CDS encoding RimK family alpha-L-glutamate ligase has product MKLAILSRAPQAYSTQRLRTAAEQRGHEVKVLDTLRFAIDLSGTEPDLQYRGRRLSDYDAILPRIGNSVTYFGTAVVRQFEQMDVYTPNTANGITNSRDKLRANQILSRHNIGMPATAFVRNRADVRPAIERVGGAPVVIKLLEGTQGIGVILAPEVKVAEAIIETLHSTKQNVLIQRFIKESRGRDIRALVVGDRVVAAMRRSASGDEFRSNVHRGGTVEAVELSPEYEQAAVRSAQIMGLRVAGVDMLEGDEGPLVMEVNSSPGLEGIESATKLDVAGAIIDHIANQVAFPEIDVRQRLTVSTGYGVAELLVHGSADLVGKTLGDSGLWERDITVLTLHRGTSVIPNPRKGVELEAEDRLLCFGRLEEMRSMIPERRRRRAKVRKLPKQPIPEA; this is encoded by the coding sequence ATGAAACTGGCGATTCTCTCGCGCGCGCCTCAGGCGTACTCCACGCAGCGACTGCGCACGGCCGCCGAGCAGCGCGGCCACGAGGTGAAGGTGCTCGACACCCTGCGGTTCGCGATCGACCTGTCGGGCACCGAACCCGACCTGCAGTACCGCGGGCGGCGGCTCTCCGACTACGACGCGATCCTGCCCCGCATCGGCAACTCGGTCACGTACTTCGGCACCGCCGTGGTGCGCCAGTTCGAGCAGATGGACGTCTACACGCCGAACACCGCGAACGGCATCACGAACTCTCGCGACAAGCTGCGCGCGAACCAGATCCTCTCGCGGCACAACATCGGCATGCCCGCCACCGCGTTCGTGCGAAATCGCGCCGACGTGCGACCCGCGATCGAGCGCGTCGGCGGCGCCCCCGTCGTGATCAAGCTGCTCGAGGGCACCCAGGGCATCGGCGTCATCCTCGCGCCAGAGGTGAAGGTCGCCGAGGCGATCATCGAGACCCTCCACTCCACGAAGCAGAACGTGCTGATCCAGCGCTTCATCAAGGAGAGCCGCGGCCGCGACATCCGGGCTCTCGTGGTCGGCGACCGCGTGGTGGCGGCCATGCGGCGCAGCGCGAGCGGCGACGAGTTCCGCTCGAACGTGCACCGCGGCGGCACCGTCGAGGCGGTCGAGCTCTCGCCGGAGTACGAGCAGGCGGCCGTGCGATCGGCACAGATCATGGGCCTGCGCGTGGCGGGCGTCGACATGCTCGAGGGCGACGAGGGTCCCCTCGTCATGGAGGTCAACTCCTCGCCGGGGCTCGAAGGCATCGAGTCCGCGACGAAACTCGACGTCGCGGGCGCGATCATCGACCACATCGCCAACCAGGTCGCCTTTCCCGAGATCGACGTGCGGCAGCGCCTCACGGTGTCGACCGGGTACGGCGTCGCCGAGCTCCTCGTGCACGGCAGCGCCGACCTCGTCGGCAAGACGCTCGGCGATTCCGGGCTCTGGGAGCGGGATATCACGGTGCTCACGCTGCACCGCGGCACGAGCGTCATCCCGAATCCGCGCAAGGGCGTGGAGCTCGAGGCCGAAGACCGGCTCCTCTGCTTCGGCAGGCTCGAGGAGATGCGCTCGATGATCCCCGAACGGCGCCGTCGGCGCGCGAAGGTGCGCAAGCTCCCGAAGCAGCCCATCCCCGAGGCCTGA
- a CDS encoding LLM class F420-dependent oxidoreductase, with protein sequence MPLDSPVRLGVQVQPEHAHYPAIRDAVLRLEELGADIVFNWDHFFPLHGDRDGLHFEAWTMLGAWAEQTERIEFGTLVSCNSYRNADLQADMARTLDHISAKGDGPGRFIFGTGAGWFERDYDEYGYEFGTPGSRLRDLADAMPRIRARWSKLNPAPTREIPVMIGGKGEQKTLRIVAEHADIWHSFVAPAELAHKLDVLARWGDEVGRDASEITVSNELDRRGLDVEHADALHAAGVRLFTVSVDGPEYDLGAVQRWLAWRDAKNG encoded by the coding sequence ATGCCCCTCGATTCCCCCGTGCGTCTGGGCGTGCAGGTACAGCCCGAGCACGCCCACTACCCGGCGATCCGCGACGCGGTGCTGCGCCTCGAAGAGCTCGGGGCTGACATCGTCTTCAACTGGGATCACTTCTTCCCCCTGCACGGCGACCGCGACGGCCTGCACTTCGAGGCCTGGACCATGCTCGGTGCGTGGGCCGAGCAGACCGAGCGCATCGAGTTCGGCACGCTCGTGAGCTGCAACTCGTACCGCAACGCCGACCTGCAGGCCGACATGGCCCGCACGCTCGACCACATCAGCGCGAAGGGCGACGGGCCCGGCCGATTCATCTTCGGCACGGGCGCCGGTTGGTTCGAGCGCGACTACGACGAGTACGGCTACGAGTTCGGCACTCCGGGATCCCGCCTGCGAGACCTCGCCGATGCCATGCCCCGCATCCGCGCCCGCTGGTCGAAGCTGAACCCGGCGCCCACGCGCGAGATCCCCGTGATGATCGGAGGCAAGGGCGAGCAGAAGACGCTGCGCATCGTTGCCGAGCACGCCGACATCTGGCACTCGTTCGTCGCGCCGGCAGAGCTCGCGCACAAGCTCGACGTGCTCGCGAGGTGGGGTGACGAGGTCGGGCGGGATGCCTCGGAGATCACGGTCTCGAACGAACTCGACCGTCGCGGCCTCGATGTGGAGCACGCCGACGCGCTCCACGCGGCGGGCGTTCGGCTCTTCACGGTCAGCGTCGACGGCCCGGAGTACGACCTCGGTGCCGTGCAGCGCTGGCTGGCCTGGCGCGACGCGAAGAACGGCTGA
- a CDS encoding alpha/beta fold hydrolase: MSTITVGTENSTPIELHYEDHGTGQPVVLIHGYPLDGRSWEKQSAALLEAGYRVITYDRRGFGNSSQPTTGYDYDTFAADLNTVLETLDVRDALLVGFSMGTGEVGRYLSTYGSERVAKAAFLASLEPFLLQTDDNATGVPASVFEGIEQAAKADRYAWFDDFYQNFYNLDENLGSRISEAAVRGSWNVAAGASWFASSAVVQSWLTDFRADIEKIDVPALILHGTADRILPIDATAREFTKRLPNADYVEIEGAPHGMLWTHADEVNEALLAFLAK, encoded by the coding sequence ATGTCGACCATCACCGTCGGAACCGAGAACAGCACCCCCATCGAGCTGCACTACGAAGATCACGGAACCGGCCAGCCGGTCGTGCTCATCCACGGCTACCCGCTCGATGGCCGCTCGTGGGAGAAGCAGTCGGCGGCCCTCCTCGAAGCCGGTTACCGGGTCATCACCTATGACCGCCGAGGGTTCGGCAACTCCAGCCAGCCGACCACCGGCTACGACTACGACACGTTCGCCGCCGACCTGAACACGGTGCTCGAGACCCTCGACGTGCGGGATGCCTTGCTCGTCGGCTTCTCGATGGGCACCGGTGAGGTCGGTCGCTACCTGAGCACCTACGGCAGCGAGCGGGTGGCGAAGGCCGCGTTCCTCGCGTCGCTCGAGCCGTTCCTGCTGCAGACCGACGACAACGCGACCGGCGTTCCCGCCTCCGTCTTCGAGGGCATCGAGCAGGCCGCCAAGGCGGACCGCTACGCGTGGTTCGACGACTTCTACCAGAACTTCTACAACCTCGACGAGAACCTGGGCTCGCGCATCAGCGAGGCCGCCGTGCGTGGCAGCTGGAACGTCGCAGCCGGCGCGTCCTGGTTCGCCTCCTCGGCGGTCGTGCAGTCGTGGCTCACCGACTTCCGCGCCGATATCGAGAAGATCGACGTGCCGGCCCTCATCCTGCACGGCACCGCCGACCGCATCCTGCCGATCGACGCCACTGCGCGCGAGTTCACGAAGCGACTCCCCAACGCCGACTACGTCGAGATCGAGGGCGCACCGCACGGGATGCTCTGGACCCACGCCGACGAGGTCAACGAGGCACTGCTCGCCTTCCTCGCGAAGTAG
- a CDS encoding toxin-antitoxin system YwqK family antitoxin has protein sequence MTDAASSAPSETPAPNALDDAGRKHGPWQEHFASGTVSAEGTYEHGVQQGLWRYWYRNGRLKAIGVRLDDTLDGFWQWWRENGAPMQEGAFVRNEQHGRWKRWHATGQPMDDGEYDHGAKVGLWRRYHPDGSVRDEKTHGPRAQQD, from the coding sequence ATGACGGATGCCGCGAGCTCCGCTCCGAGCGAAACGCCCGCCCCGAACGCCCTCGACGACGCAGGCCGCAAGCACGGCCCCTGGCAGGAGCACTTCGCCAGCGGAACGGTCTCTGCCGAGGGCACGTACGAACACGGGGTGCAGCAGGGGCTCTGGCGCTACTGGTATCGCAACGGCCGGCTGAAGGCGATCGGCGTGCGGCTCGACGACACGCTCGACGGGTTCTGGCAGTGGTGGCGCGAGAACGGCGCCCCCATGCAGGAGGGCGCGTTCGTCCGCAACGAGCAGCACGGGCGATGGAAGCGCTGGCACGCCACCGGGCAGCCCATGGACGACGGCGAGTACGACCATGGCGCGAAGGTCGGCCTGTGGCGGCGATACCACCCCGACGGCTCCGTCCGCGACGAGAAGACGCATGGGCCGCGTGCCCAGCAGGACTGA
- a CDS encoding TetR/AcrR family transcriptional regulator: MEQHETDAASVAPDGEATGTRPPRGARGSYAKGQAKRQEIVDAALVVFGRSGFHSGSLREIAKRVNLTPAGLMHHFSGKEELFTEVLRQRDARVQGAAGDVSEFTLLEQVRKVVAYNQTTRGLTSLYTVISAEATDSEHPAHDEFARRYAENATSTRDVLADAQRDGLIRADIDTAHAARLIAAVMDGLQQQWLLDESVDMTAAFDEFVRGYLLEPRG; encoded by the coding sequence ATGGAACAGCACGAGACGGATGCCGCGAGCGTCGCGCCCGATGGCGAGGCCACCGGCACCCGACCCCCGCGCGGCGCCCGTGGCAGCTACGCGAAAGGCCAGGCCAAGCGCCAGGAGATCGTCGACGCGGCCCTCGTCGTCTTCGGCCGGAGCGGGTTCCACAGCGGATCCCTGCGGGAGATCGCCAAGCGCGTGAATCTCACGCCTGCGGGCCTCATGCATCACTTCTCGGGCAAGGAGGAGCTCTTCACCGAGGTGCTCCGCCAGCGAGACGCCCGCGTGCAGGGCGCCGCCGGCGACGTCTCGGAGTTCACCCTCCTCGAGCAGGTGCGAAAGGTCGTCGCCTACAACCAGACCACCCGCGGCCTCACCTCGCTCTACACCGTCATCTCGGCCGAGGCGACCGACAGCGAGCATCCAGCCCATGACGAGTTCGCGCGGCGCTACGCCGAGAACGCCACGTCGACCCGCGACGTGCTCGCCGACGCGCAGCGCGACGGCCTGATCCGCGCCGACATCGACACCGCTCATGCGGCACGCCTCATCGCAGCAGTGATGGACGGCCTGCAGCAGCAGTGGCTGCTCGACGAGTCCGTCGACATGACGGCCGCGTTCGACGAGTTCGTGCGCGGATACCTGCTCGAGCCGCGCGGCTGA
- the rocD gene encoding ornithine--oxo-acid transaminase, translated as MTAETTASAPAAVGERTAAFIHAEEEHAAHNYHPLPVVVASGEGAWVTDVDGRRYLDCLAAYSAVNFGHGNERLVEAARDQLGRITLTSRAFHNDQLGPFVTELAALCRKELVLPMNTGAEAVESGIKLARAWGYRVKGVPADAANIVVMAGNFHGRTTTIISFSDDADARDDFGPYTPGFRTVPYGDAAAVEAAIDENTVAVLVEPIQGESGIVVPPASFLPEVRRITRERNVLMIADEIQSGLGRVGATFACDLVGVVPDLYLLGKALGGGIVPVSAVVGDRDVLGVLQPGQHGSTFGGNPLAAAVGLEVVRMLASGEPQQRAQLLGAHLHQRLQPLVGHGVVALRGAGLWAGIDIDPELATGRAVCEALMRRGVLAKDTHGSTIRLAPPIVVEQEDLDWAVEQLEAVLLELAA; from the coding sequence ATGACCGCCGAGACGACCGCGAGCGCCCCCGCCGCCGTCGGCGAGCGCACGGCGGCATTCATCCATGCTGAGGAGGAGCACGCCGCCCACAACTACCACCCGCTGCCCGTCGTCGTCGCGTCGGGCGAGGGTGCCTGGGTGACGGATGTCGACGGTCGCCGGTATCTCGACTGCCTCGCCGCCTATTCGGCCGTGAACTTCGGGCACGGCAACGAGCGCCTCGTCGAGGCGGCGCGCGATCAGCTCGGCCGCATCACGCTGACGAGTCGTGCGTTCCACAACGACCAGCTCGGCCCGTTCGTCACCGAGCTCGCCGCGCTCTGCCGCAAAGAGCTCGTGCTGCCCATGAACACCGGCGCCGAGGCGGTCGAGTCGGGCATCAAGCTCGCCCGCGCGTGGGGCTACCGCGTCAAGGGGGTGCCGGCGGATGCCGCGAACATCGTCGTCATGGCGGGCAACTTCCACGGCCGCACGACGACGATCATCTCGTTCAGCGACGACGCCGACGCGCGCGACGACTTCGGGCCGTACACGCCCGGATTCCGCACCGTGCCCTACGGCGACGCGGCAGCGGTCGAGGCGGCCATCGACGAGAACACGGTCGCAGTGCTGGTCGAGCCCATCCAGGGCGAGTCGGGCATCGTGGTGCCTCCGGCCTCGTTCCTGCCCGAGGTGCGCCGCATCACCCGTGAGCGCAACGTGCTCATGATCGCCGACGAGATCCAGTCGGGCCTCGGTCGGGTGGGTGCGACCTTCGCGTGCGACCTCGTGGGGGTCGTGCCCGATCTCTACCTGCTGGGCAAGGCGCTCGGCGGTGGCATCGTGCCCGTGTCGGCCGTCGTCGGCGATCGCGATGTGCTCGGCGTGCTCCAGCCCGGCCAGCACGGCTCGACGTTCGGCGGCAATCCGCTCGCCGCGGCCGTCGGGCTCGAGGTCGTGCGCATGCTCGCGAGCGGTGAGCCGCAGCAGCGCGCCCAGCTGCTCGGCGCGCACCTGCACCAGCGGTTGCAACCCCTCGTCGGACATGGGGTCGTCGCGCTGCGCGGCGCCGGTCTGTGGGCGGGCATCGACATCGATCCCGAGCTCGCCACCGGGCGCGCGGTGTGCGAGGCGCTCATGCGGCGCGGCGTGCTCGCGAAGGACACGCACGGATCGACCATCCGGCTCGCCCCACCCATCGTGGTCGAGCAGGAGGACCTCGACTGGGCGGTCGAGCAGCTCGAGGCGGTGCTGCTCGAGCTCGCCGCGTAG
- the ddaH gene encoding dimethylargininase produces MTLIETEGQPGTRPERRPSGRSVLMCRPEHFTVVYRINPWMNPAEPTDTALALRQWQALHDTYVGLGYDIHLIDPIAGLPDMVYAANGGFVVDGIAYGAKFTHPERQPEGPAYMEWFRKAGLDVREPEEVNEGEGDFLLVGDTILAGTGFRSDSTSHEELVRIYGREVVTLRLVNPSFYHLDTAIAVLDPTPGQEHIAYLPSAFDEASVALLQQRYPDAIIVSEADAAVLGLNSFSDGYNVVIASRAADFERQLREHGYHPIGVDLSELLLGGGGVKCCTLELRR; encoded by the coding sequence ATGACCCTCATCGAAACCGAAGGCCAGCCCGGAACCCGGCCCGAGCGCCGCCCGTCCGGGCGGAGCGTGCTCATGTGCCGCCCCGAGCACTTCACCGTCGTCTACCGCATCAACCCGTGGATGAATCCCGCGGAGCCCACCGACACGGCCCTCGCGCTGCGGCAGTGGCAGGCGCTGCATGACACCTATGTGGGCCTCGGCTACGACATCCACCTCATCGACCCGATCGCGGGCCTGCCCGACATGGTGTACGCCGCGAACGGCGGCTTCGTCGTCGACGGCATCGCCTACGGCGCGAAGTTCACCCACCCCGAACGGCAGCCCGAGGGCCCGGCCTACATGGAGTGGTTCCGCAAGGCCGGCCTCGACGTGCGGGAACCCGAGGAGGTCAACGAAGGCGAAGGCGACTTCCTGCTCGTCGGCGACACGATCCTCGCCGGCACCGGGTTCCGTTCCGACTCGACGAGCCACGAAGAGCTCGTGCGCATCTACGGCCGCGAGGTCGTCACGCTCCGGCTCGTGAACCCGAGCTTCTACCACCTCGACACGGCGATCGCGGTGCTCGACCCGACGCCCGGCCAGGAGCACATCGCCTACCTTCCGAGCGCGTTCGACGAGGCATCCGTCGCCCTCCTGCAACAGCGCTACCCCGATGCGATCATCGTGAGCGAGGCGGATGCCGCGGTGCTCGGCCTCAACTCGTTCAGCGACGGCTACAACGTGGTCATCGCCTCGCGGGCCGCCGACTTCGAACGGCAGCTGCGCGAGCACGGCTACCACCCGATCGGCGTCGACCTGTCCGAGCTGCTGCTCGGCGGCGGCGGCGTGAAGTGCTGCACTCTCGAGCTGCGCCGATGA
- a CDS encoding Lrp/AsnC family transcriptional regulator, producing the protein MDNLDRAILDLLRQNSRAGYGDIGSSVGLSASAVKRRVDRLVADGVIRSFTIQVDPTVDGMSTEAYVELFCRGTVAPDELQRILQGVPEVVYAGTVTGSADAIVHMRARDITSLEEALERVRVAPNVDHTRSAIVLSRLVNRNRD; encoded by the coding sequence ATGGATAACCTCGACCGAGCCATCCTCGATCTCCTCCGGCAGAACTCGCGTGCCGGTTACGGCGACATCGGATCGTCGGTCGGCCTCTCCGCCTCCGCAGTCAAGCGGCGCGTCGACCGGCTCGTCGCCGACGGTGTCATCCGTTCGTTCACCATCCAGGTCGACCCGACGGTCGACGGCATGAGCACCGAGGCGTACGTCGAGCTCTTCTGTCGCGGCACCGTCGCCCCCGACGAGCTCCAGCGCATCCTCCAGGGCGTGCCAGAGGTCGTCTACGCCGGCACGGTCACGGGCAGCGCCGACGCCATCGTGCACATGCGGGCCCGCGACATCACGAGCCTCGAAGAGGCGCTCGAGCGCGTGCGCGTCGCCCCGAACGTCGACCACACGCGCAGTGCCATCGTGCTCTCACGCCTCGTGAACCGCAACCGGGACTGA
- a CDS encoding CGNR zinc finger domain-containing protein, with product MSASLLLDLVNSRLVLASGVSDELGDDAAASAWLRAHGAAGTPAEVADARAVREALVPFLRGETDAAVLEPWAGAMRKRARLHATGLEWVDDVDPAHVIGARAIDEWSGLQGEQGSRIRPCAADDCQHFLIDESRANARKWHSMETCGNRAKARRHYAKAKLGSAAG from the coding sequence ATGTCCGCCTCGCTGCTGCTCGATCTCGTGAACTCACGGCTCGTGCTGGCCTCCGGGGTCAGCGACGAGCTGGGCGACGACGCGGCTGCCTCCGCATGGCTGCGAGCTCATGGTGCGGCCGGCACGCCCGCCGAGGTCGCCGATGCGCGGGCGGTGCGCGAGGCGCTCGTCCCCTTCCTGCGAGGCGAGACGGATGCCGCCGTGCTCGAGCCGTGGGCCGGCGCGATGCGCAAGCGTGCCCGGCTCCACGCGACCGGCCTCGAGTGGGTCGACGACGTCGACCCCGCACACGTCATCGGTGCGAGGGCGATCGACGAGTGGAGCGGGCTGCAGGGCGAGCAGGGCTCCCGCATCCGCCCCTGCGCGGCCGACGACTGCCAGCACTTCCTCATCGACGAGAGCCGGGCGAACGCCCGCAAGTGGCACTCGATGGAGACCTGCGGCAATCGCGCCAAGGCGCGCCGGCACTACGCCAAGGCGAAGCTCGGCTCTGCGGCCGGCTGA